In Streptomyces paludis, the genomic stretch CCGTCGTGGGAGACGCTGCCGCACGAGCGGCTCTCGCCCCGCTCCGACACCGTCGGCCGGCGGATCGCCGTGCTGCGCCGGCTCGCGCATCCGGCGAAGGACGATCCGAGCGCCGGGCCCATCAGCGTGGTCGTCTCGCCCGTACGGTCCGTGCTCCAGCCGCAGGTCAAGGGGCTCGGCGACCTGGAGCCGGTCGCGCTGCGCAGCGGGTCGAGCGCCGATCTGAACGCGGTGACCGAAGCGCTGGCCGCCGCCGCGTACGCGCGCGTGGAGCTGGTCGAGAAGCGCGGCGAGTTCGCCGTGCGCGGCGGGATCCTGGATGTCTTCCCGCCCACCGAGGAGCACCCCCTGCGGGTGGAGTTCTGGGGCGACGACGTCGAGGAGATCCGTTACTTCAAGGTCGCCGACCAGCGCTCCCTGGAGGTCGCCGAGCACGGTCTGTGGGCGCCGCCCTGCCGGGAGCTGCTGCTGACGGCCGATGTACGGGAGCGGGCGGCGGCCCTCGCCGAGGTCCACCCGGAGCTGGGCGAGCTGCTCGGCAAGATCGCGGAGGGGATCGCGGTCGAGGGCATGGAGGCGCTCGCGCCCGTACTGGTCGATGACATGGAGCTGCTGCTCGATGTGCTGCCGCCGGGCGCGATGACACTGGTCTGCGACCCCGAGCGGGTCCGGCGGCGGGCCGCCGACCTCGTCGCGACCAGCCAGGAGTTCCTTCAGGCGTCGTGGGCGGCGAGCGCGGGCGGCGGAGAGGCCCCGATCGACGTCGGCGCGGCCTCGCTCTGGTCCATCGCGGACGTACGGGACCGGGCGCGCGAGCTGGGGATGGCCTGGTGGTCCGTCTCGCCGTTCGCCGTGGACGAAGAGATCGACGACGACGCGATCACGCTCGGCATGCACGCCCCCGAGTCGTACCGGGGGGACACCGCCCGCGCGCTCGCCGATACGAAACAGTGGCTCGCGGACGGCTGGCGCACGGTCTTCGTCACGGAGGGTCACGGAACGGCGGCCCGTACGGTCGAGGTGCTCAGCGGGGAGGGCATCCCGGCGCGCCTCGACAGTCCCGCCGGTCAGGGCGGGCTCGCGGAGATCGCGCCGTCCCTCGTGCATGTCGCGCGCGGCGCGATCGACCACGGCTTCGTGGACCCGGGGCTCAAGCTGGCCGTCCTCACCGAGACCGACCTCTCCGGGCAGAAGGCCGCCGGCAAGGACGGCGCGCGCCTGCCCGCCAAGCGCCGCAAGACCATCGACCCGCTCACCCTGGAGCCCGGCGACTACATCGTCCACGAACAGCACGGCGTCGGCCGGTACGTGGAGATGGTGCAGCGTACGGTCCAGGGCGCGACGCGCGAGTATCTGCTCGTGGAGTACGCGCCGGCCAAGCGCGGCCAGCCCGGCGACCGCCTCTACATCCCCACCGACCAGCTCGAACAGGTCACCAAGTACGTCGGCGGCGAGGCGCCCACCATGCACCGCCTCGGCGGCGCCGACTGGACGAAGACCAAGGCGCGCGCCAAGAAGGCCGTCAAGGAGATCGCCGCCGACCTGATCAAGCTCTACTCGGCGCGGATGGCGGCCCCCGGGCACGCCTTCGGGCCCGACACGCCGTGGCAGCGGGAGCTGGAGGACGCGTTCCCGTACGTGGAGACGCCCGACCAGCTCTCCACCATCGCCGAGGTCAAGGAGGACATGGAGAAGACGGTCCCGATGGACCGGCTGATCTGCGGCGACGTCGGTTACGGCAAGACGGAGATCGCGGTGCGGGCCGCGTTCAAGGCGGTCCAGGACGGCAAGCAGGTCGCCGTCCTCGTACCGACGACCCTGCTCGTCCAGCAGCACTTCGGCACCTTCTCGGAGCGGTACGCGCAGTTCCCGGTGTCGGTACGGGCGCTCTCGCGCTTCCAGTCCGACGCGGAGGCGAAGGCGACGCTGGAGGGGCTGCGGGACGGCGCGGTCGACATCGTCATCGGCACGCACCGGCTCTTCTCGTCCGAGACCAGGTTCAAGGACCTGGGCCTGGTCATCGTGGACGAGGAGCAGCGCTTCGGCGTCGAGCACAAGGAGCAGCTCAAGAAGCTCCGGGCCAATGTCGACGTCCTGACGATGTCCGCGACCCCCATCCCGCGTACGTTGGAGATGGCCGTCACCGGCATCCGCGAGATGTCGACGATCACCACCCCGCCGGAGGAGCGCCACCCGGTGCTGACCTTCGTCGGGCCGTACGAGCAGAAGCAGATCGGCGCGGCGATCCGGCGCGAACTGCTGCGCGAGGGCCAGGTCTTCTACATCCACAACCGCGTCGAGTCGATCGACCGGGCCGCCGCCAAGCTCCGCGAGATCGTGCCGGAGGCGCGGATCGCGACGGCGCACGGGCAGATGTCGGAAGGCGCGCTGGAGAAGGTCGTGGTCGACTTCTGGGAGAAGAAGTTCGATGTGCTGGTCTCCACGACGATCGTGGAGTCCGGCATCGACATCTCCAACGCCAACACGCTCATCGTGGAGCGCGGCGACAACTTCGGCCTCTCGCAACTCCACCAGCTGCGCGGACGCGTGGGCCGCGGCCGGGACCGCGGGTACTCGTACTTCCTGTACCCGCCGGAGAAGCCGCTGACCGAGACCGCGCACGAGCGCCTCGCGACCATCGCGCAGCACACCGAGATGGGCGCGGGGATGTATGTCGCGATGAAGGACCTGGAGATCCGCGGCGCCGGCAATCTGCTGGGCGGCGAGCAGTCCGGGCATATCGCGGGCGTCGGCTTCGATCTGTACGTACGGATGGTGGGCGAGGCGGTCGCGGACTACCGGGCGGCGGTGGACGGCGGGGAGCCCGAGGAGGCGCCCCTCGAAGTCAAGATCGAGCTGCCGGTCGACGCGCATGTCCCGCACGACTACGCGCCGGGCGAGCGCCTGCGCCTCCAGGCGTACCGGGCGATCGCCGCGGCGAACACGGAGGCCGACATCACGGCCGTACGCGAGGAGCTGACCGACCGCTACGGCAAGCTGCCGGAGCCGGTGGAGAACCTGCTGCTGGTGGCCGGGCTGCGGATGCTGGCGCGGGCGTGCGGGGTCGGCGAGATCGTGCTCCAGGGCCCGAACATCCGCTTCGCGCCGGTGGAGTTGCGCGAGTCGCAGGAGCTGCGGCTGAAGCGGCTGCATCCCCGTACGGTCATCAAGCCGGCGGCGCACCAGATCCTGGTGCCGCGCCCGACGGCGGGGAAGATCGGCGGAAAGCCGGTGGTGGGGCGGGAGTTGCTGGCGTGGACGGGCGAGTTCCTGACGACGATCCTGAGTTGAGTCGCCCTCGTATGCCTCGGCCCGGCCCCCGTCACTTCGGGGCCGGGCCGGTTTCGCGTGGTGCGGAGCCGCTCTACAGGTCGCCCTTGATGTATGAACGTGCCGCGGCCATCGCGTCCTTGACCCGTCCCTCCGCGATGACCTCCAGCGGCGAGTCGTCTTCGAGCTGCGGGTTCATACCGATCATCCAGGCGCGCGCCGTATGCGGGTTCTCCGCCCGCGCGATGACCTGGAACACCTGGAACGCGGCGCGGAGGCGCAGTTCCGAGTCGAAGCGCGGGGTGCTCTGTCCGGTGCACCAATTGCGGACATGCTTCGGATCGGCGATGCCGGCGATGTACGCGGTCAGCTTCTGGCCGAAGGTGTCCTGAAGGAACTGCGCGATTCCTGGGGTCTGCAGCTCGTTGGTGGAGGTGTGCGCGGCGGTCGTGCTGGCCGCTTCCACACCGGTCGCCTCAGTGGCGTTCTCTCTGGTGAACATGGATCCCTCCTGGCTCCTCGTGGGTGCGGGGCAGCGC encodes the following:
- the mfd gene encoding transcription-repair coupling factor gives rise to the protein MSLHGLLDAVVRDPALAEAVKAASDGHRPHVDLVGPAAARPFAVAALAREAGRPVLAVTATGREAEDLAAALRSLLDPDTVVEYPSWETLPHERLSPRSDTVGRRIAVLRRLAHPAKDDPSAGPISVVVSPVRSVLQPQVKGLGDLEPVALRSGSSADLNAVTEALAAAAYARVELVEKRGEFAVRGGILDVFPPTEEHPLRVEFWGDDVEEIRYFKVADQRSLEVAEHGLWAPPCRELLLTADVRERAAALAEVHPELGELLGKIAEGIAVEGMEALAPVLVDDMELLLDVLPPGAMTLVCDPERVRRRAADLVATSQEFLQASWAASAGGGEAPIDVGAASLWSIADVRDRARELGMAWWSVSPFAVDEEIDDDAITLGMHAPESYRGDTARALADTKQWLADGWRTVFVTEGHGTAARTVEVLSGEGIPARLDSPAGQGGLAEIAPSLVHVARGAIDHGFVDPGLKLAVLTETDLSGQKAAGKDGARLPAKRRKTIDPLTLEPGDYIVHEQHGVGRYVEMVQRTVQGATREYLLVEYAPAKRGQPGDRLYIPTDQLEQVTKYVGGEAPTMHRLGGADWTKTKARAKKAVKEIAADLIKLYSARMAAPGHAFGPDTPWQRELEDAFPYVETPDQLSTIAEVKEDMEKTVPMDRLICGDVGYGKTEIAVRAAFKAVQDGKQVAVLVPTTLLVQQHFGTFSERYAQFPVSVRALSRFQSDAEAKATLEGLRDGAVDIVIGTHRLFSSETRFKDLGLVIVDEEQRFGVEHKEQLKKLRANVDVLTMSATPIPRTLEMAVTGIREMSTITTPPEERHPVLTFVGPYEQKQIGAAIRRELLREGQVFYIHNRVESIDRAAAKLREIVPEARIATAHGQMSEGALEKVVVDFWEKKFDVLVSTTIVESGIDISNANTLIVERGDNFGLSQLHQLRGRVGRGRDRGYSYFLYPPEKPLTETAHERLATIAQHTEMGAGMYVAMKDLEIRGAGNLLGGEQSGHIAGVGFDLYVRMVGEAVADYRAAVDGGEPEEAPLEVKIELPVDAHVPHDYAPGERLRLQAYRAIAAANTEADITAVREELTDRYGKLPEPVENLLLVAGLRMLARACGVGEIVLQGPNIRFAPVELRESQELRLKRLHPRTVIKPAAHQILVPRPTAGKIGGKPVVGRELLAWTGEFLTTILS
- a CDS encoding XRE family transcriptional regulator, with product MFTRENATEATGVEAASTTAAHTSTNELQTPGIAQFLQDTFGQKLTAYIAGIADPKHVRNWCTGQSTPRFDSELRLRAAFQVFQVIARAENPHTARAWMIGMNPQLEDDSPLEVIAEGRVKDAMAAARSYIKGDL